The Actinomycetes bacterium genome includes the window GTGATGACGCCGTCAGTGTCGAATATGACGGCTTCCAGTTGTGGCACCCGACCTCCTGCTCGTGTCCGTCGTCGTGTCTCGGCGGCGGCGACCTTTGGCGCCGCAAGAGACTATCGGTGCCAGGAAGTGATTCTCCATGTGTGCGGCATCCTTGCTGCAAACATCGCGTGAACTCTTGTCGGCACGGTCTCAGACACGGTCGGAGCGGCGGAGCAGGTGGAGCGCCGGTGCTCCGAGCACAATCGGAAGCCAGAACGTGAACAGCCGGCACAACAGCACCGCTGCGACCGCCTCGGGGAGCGCGATTCCGGCCGCGGCGAGCCCCGCCACGAGCAGGACCTCGGTGGCGACCACGTGGCCGGGCGTCGGTACCACGGTTGCCGCGACCGAGGCTGCGAAGAGGATCACGCCCACCGTGGCGACTGGAGCATCAGCGAACACCTCCAGCGAGTTCCGCAGCGCCACGAGGCTGGCCACGGCCAGCAGCAGTGCGGCCGAGGCGGTCGTGGCGAGCCGTGATGGTGATCCGCTCAGTTGCGCCAGTCCGGCGCGCACCCCGGCCGTCCCCAGCTGGGTGGAGTGTGAGACATGCTGGCGCACGGCCGGGAACAACAGGGAGAGACCGGCAAGCACGGCCACAGTTGCGAGCCCTGCCCACAGGGCTTCGGGCCGGTCCACGTCGACCGACTCGAAAGTGTTTCGCCCCGCCCAGAAGAGGAACACCACGAGAAGGAACAGCCATGCCCCCACGTTGACCGCCCGCCCGAGGGCAGTTGCTGCGACTGCCTGTGAGTTGGTCAGCCCATGGCGTTCCAGGTACCGGGCGGTGAGGGAGTTGCCGCCCGCGTTGGACGGCGCGGTGGTGGAGGCGAAGCGGGCTGCGAGCGCCGCGAGCTGGGTCGGCCACGCAGGCAGTGTCGCCGGCGCCATCGAGTAGAGCTGCCATCCGAGCGACGCCAGCAGGGCGATGGTTGCTGCCACGACCGTACCCATGTGGCTCCAGTCGGCGGCTGAGACCACGTCGGCCATGTCGTCGAATCCGATCACCATCGGCACGCCCACGTACAGAAGGAGCGCGGCCGTGGCGAGCACTCCTCCGGAACCGGGTCGGAATCTCGTGAGCGGATCCATCTCGGGCTGGTCGATGCCGCACTGCGAGATCACCTCGGCGCGTAGCTCGCCGAGTAGTCCGGGGTGTTCCTTGAGGGCGGTCTGGGTCGCACCGCTCAGCGCCACGACCTGCAGCCGGCTGACGCAGTCGCTCACGCCTGTTTCGCCGACTCCCTCGATGGCGCTGGACACCGCACGGCGGGGGCCGACTGCGACGGCGAGCGAGGCAAGGAGTTGCGCCACATCGGCATGCAGCAGCGAATCGGATGCCGCCACCTCGGCGAAGCCGAAGTCGATGATCCAGGGAGTCATGTCGTCGTCGATAAAGACGTTCGCTAGTCGCAGGTCGCGGTGTGCGATGCGGTGTGTCCTGAGGATCGAGACCTGCTCCCACAGGGCTGCGAGAACCTCGTCGGTGACTTCACGGGGCTCGACCCCGTCCAGGGATCGGCCGGGGATCAGGTCGTAGGCCAGCAGGAACGAGTCCTGGCCCACGCTGGCCACGGCCCGCATGCGCGGGGTGAGCACGCCCACATCGCGCGCCTGCAACGACACCAGCGCCTCGTGTTCGACCGTCCTGCGCAGCGATGAGTCAGGGCGTTCGTCACCGACGTTTCGCAGCCTTAGCCGGCGGTACAGGCGGAAGAGCAGGTCGGCGGCCCTCTCGTTGGCTCCAAGCACCTTCACGAAGAGCTTCTCACCGCTCTGAGCGGTCGCGAAGTACGGGGTCGACCCGCGTGCGTCCACCGAGGCCGGCTCCAGCGAGGTGACCGGTAGGCCGGCCGCGGCCAGGGCTGCGGTGATCGCAGTGCGGGTGGGGCGCGAGGTGGGTCGGCCGAAGAGCAGCAGTGTGGCACTGCCGACCGCGGGACCCACCGCCAGGGCCACCACGGTCGCCGCCGGAGGATGCAGTGAGATGACCACCTGCAGCAGCAGCATGGCACCGAACAGTGACCACAGGGTTTGGCGCCACCGCCGCGTGACGAACGGGGAGAAGACCACGATCGCGGCGGAGTTCTGCGCCACTTCGGTTGCATCGGGCAGGCCGCCGCGGTCCAGCCCTGCTTCGCGTGCCACTTCGTTGATCGCGCCGCTCAATCCGAGCCATGAGTCGATCGATCCTATTACGAGCGAGCAGACGATGCTGGCTACCAGCACGTAGCCGAACGTGCGCAGCCGCTTCGTGAGCAGGGGCAGTAGCAGCGTCAGGAGGGCCAGGCTGAGCGATATGAGCGCCAACAGGCCTTCGAGTATGCGGACCAACTGGGTGCTGCCAACGGCGAGCAGGGCGACGAAGTCCCTCTGGAATCCGCCAACGGCGTCGCTCAGCAGCTTCGTGACCAGCACCACCACGATCACGACGGTGACCGACACCAGAAGCCTCAGCAGGTCCTCGGGTGAGCGTTCGTAGCCAGACACCGCCTCGGCGGGGTCGAACATCTCTTCGTGGCCGGCTCCGCGTGCAGCCGTCGCCGAGTCGGGGTGGTCTCTGCCGGGGGGCGGGCCGGTGGTGGGAGTGGTCGAGGTCATGGTTGACGGGCGGGTCGCCAACGACGCTACCCGGATGGTGCGCGCACACCGATGCAAGGCCTGCTTTCAGCGCCGCTACCGTGATCCCGATGCAGGACCGCGCCGCAGCCGAGCTCCGACCGGCCATGCAGGGGCCGGCTTCCAGTGCCGAACCTGGTACCGCCTGGCCGCAGCCCGACCATCTGGTGAGGCCACCCGGGTTGCTTGTGCGCATCGGCGGGGGAGTCGCAGTGCTGGGTGCGACCAGCTGGGTTGCAGTCGAAGGCCTCCCAGAGTGGGAGGAGCGGCTCTTCGAATCCCTCAACGGTGGGCCGCGCAACCTGGAGTTCGTGCTGTGGCTTCCGATGCAGCTCGGATCGCTCTTCGGGCCGTTCGTCGTGGGTGGGCTCACATGGCGACACCTTCGCCGCTGGAGGCCGGCAGCCGGCTCGGTCGTCGTCGGGGTGGTCTCGTGGCAGGCGGCGAAGGTGCTCAAGGGTGCGGTCGAGCGTGGCCGGCCGTTCTCGATGCTCAGCGAGTTCGCCAACAGGGCCGGCACGCCACATGAGGGGCTCGGCTTCGTGTCCGGCCATTCCGCGGTGGCGTTCTCGGTGGCGGCGCTGTTGTCGCCCTACCTGTCACGGCGGGCGCGGGCGCTTGCCTGGTTGCTCGCCTGCGTGGTCGGGCTCGCCCGGATCCAGGTGTCTGCACACCTGCCACTCGACGTGGTGGGAGGCGCCGCTCTCGGATACTCCATCGGCAACGGCTGGAACCTGGCGGTTGGGGTGCCGGGCCAGCCACGCCGACACAGCGCCCGGCGGGGGTGAGGTCAGGCCCGGGTCAGGCGAGGGTGCCGCGAAGGATGCTGGCACCGGAGTGGGTGTCGTCACCGTCGTCGAGCTCGCTGGAGATGTCGACCACCGGAAGCACGTTCGGGTCGACATCACCCGGCAGCCGGACCTCGACGGTGGTGCTGTCCTGGCTGAAGCGGGCGACCGAGGCCATCTCGCTCACGTCGGGAGCGAGCAGCCACAGTTCGTAGAAGTCTGCTGATTCCTCTGGGGAGAGGTTGGCCACGTCGACCACTAGGTAGGTGCCGTCGTCGCGGTCGACGAGTTCAGCAGATGCGCTGCCCGCGCCGGCGAGCAGCTCCATGTCGGCCGAAGCCACGACCTCCTGGTCGGGTACCTGGTTGCTCAGTGTGGTGACCACGCCCGCAATGAGCACCGCCGCAGCGGCCACCGCGCCCAGCACCACCAGATTGCGTGTGCGGTTGTCCATACGGCTGTTCCGACGCCGTCGGTGCGCGGCGAGATCGGTAACCCCGGAAGGTGACTGACCCGGACGCGGACCCGCTCTCGTGCTGCCGGCCGGTCCACCTCTGCCGAACACCTCGGCCTCGATCGCGCCGAACAGGTCCGGTGGTGGATCGTTGCGGCGGCGGTCCTTTACAGACACGGCACGCAGGGTCTCGATGGTGAGATCTTCAGGATCCACTGGCATCGAAGCCCTCCAGGTGTTCGCGCAGGCGCTCGAGGCCGCGTCGGATGTCGCTCTTGACCGTACCGAGAGGAACGCCCGTTTGCTCCGAGATCTGAGCGTGAGTCATGTCCGACCAGAAGGCCAACTCGACCGCCTGGCGTGCCCGCTCTGGCAACTGGTCGAGCGCCTCGGCGACAAGCATCCGTTGGCCCATCGCCTCGATGCTCTCCTCGTCGGAACCGAGCTCCTCCGGCTCCTCGCCATCGGCGGTCTGTGGGCGGCGCCCCTGGGCACGGAGGGCGTCGATCGTCTTGAAGCGGGCGATCCCCATCAGCCAGCCGGTCAGTGTTCCCGAATCGGGCCTGTATCGCGCGCGGCTTTGCCACGCGGAAACGTAGACCTCCTGGGTAACGTCTGCCGCGGCCTCAGCTCCGAGGCTACGTCGGCAGAACGAGTAGACCAGCCGCGAAGTCGAGTCGTAGAGCGACTTCAGCGCCGCTTGCTCACCGGCAGCAAACGCGGCGACGACTGACTCGTCGAGGGTCTCGGTGGACGACACCTTCGGAGAGTAGCCACCATCGCCGGTCAGCGGAAGTGCAAGGGCCGTGCTCATCGAGGTCCCTGCGGTCGTCGCCCGCATTCTGGGCAGCCCCGGTGATCGTCCATGTACTGCTATTCGCCGGCATTTTCCCCACGGATGCAGCTAGGCCGGGAATATTCCATCTATGTCCGGCTGTCAGCGCATACGTCTCAGGGTTCGTCGATCCAGGCGGGTGCCGACTCGAGCAGGAAGCGGCTCACCTCGAGGCAACGCTCGAGCACGTCGCAGAGCATCTCCTCGCCCATGTAGACCTGCCACATGCCCACGTTGACCCGGGCGATCACCGACAGGGTGCGCACGGACGGGTCCGTGACGATCTGGAACGAGTCGACCGCCGACACCTCCACGGGCAGGTCTGGGCCACCGATGCCTGCCAGCTCGGTGGCCAGCAGGAGCAGGTCGGGGCCGTTGGGCACCGGGGGGAGGGACCAGTTGAACGTGATCGGGATCTCGAAGCGTTCCTCGGGCTCCTCGCCCTCCGGCAGCGGGAGCAGTGCGTCCTCGAACGCGAGCATGGCCCTGGGGTCGACTTCGACCGACAGGTGGAACTCCAGTGGGCCGCCGCACGCCTCTTCGGGGTGCAGGTCCACCTCGAACGACTGTCGCATCGAATAGGTCTCGACGAAGTGCCGCTCATCGTGCACATGGAAGCCGTGGTCTGCTGCGTGGTTCTTCAGGTCCGACACGAAGCCGGCCACATCGATCATTGCCATCGCCAACAAGAGTGCCAGTCCCGCGGCGTTTGGCAAAGCTCCATATGTTTGACCCGGCCACCGGTAGCCTGCGCCGATGGCCCCCGGACCCTCCGAATCGGAAGTGTCGGCTCTGCTCGACGCCGCTGCCTCAGCGGCTTCCGAGGCGCTCTCCCGACACC containing:
- a CDS encoding phosphotransferase, which gives rise to MTSTTPTTGPPPGRDHPDSATAARGAGHEEMFDPAEAVSGYERSPEDLLRLLVSVTVVIVVVLVTKLLSDAVGGFQRDFVALLAVGSTQLVRILEGLLALISLSLALLTLLLPLLTKRLRTFGYVLVASIVCSLVIGSIDSWLGLSGAINEVAREAGLDRGGLPDATEVAQNSAAIVVFSPFVTRRWRQTLWSLFGAMLLLQVVISLHPPAATVVALAVGPAVGSATLLLFGRPTSRPTRTAITAALAAAGLPVTSLEPASVDARGSTPYFATAQSGEKLFVKVLGANERAADLLFRLYRRLRLRNVGDERPDSSLRRTVEHEALVSLQARDVGVLTPRMRAVASVGQDSFLLAYDLIPGRSLDGVEPREVTDEVLAALWEQVSILRTHRIAHRDLRLANVFIDDDMTPWIIDFGFAEVAASDSLLHADVAQLLASLAVAVGPRRAVSSAIEGVGETGVSDCVSRLQVVALSGATQTALKEHPGLLGELRAEVISQCGIDQPEMDPLTRFRPGSGGVLATAALLLYVGVPMVIGFDDMADVVSAADWSHMGTVVAATIALLASLGWQLYSMAPATLPAWPTQLAALAARFASTTAPSNAGGNSLTARYLERHGLTNSQAVAATALGRAVNVGAWLFLLVVFLFWAGRNTFESVDVDRPEALWAGLATVAVLAGLSLLFPAVRQHVSHSTQLGTAGVRAGLAQLSGSPSRLATTASAALLLAVASLVALRNSLEVFADAPVATVGVILFAASVAATVVPTPGHVVATEVLLVAGLAAAGIALPEAVAAVLLCRLFTFWLPIVLGAPALHLLRRSDRV
- a CDS encoding phosphatase PAP2 family protein, whose product is MQDRAAAELRPAMQGPASSAEPGTAWPQPDHLVRPPGLLVRIGGGVAVLGATSWVAVEGLPEWEERLFESLNGGPRNLEFVLWLPMQLGSLFGPFVVGGLTWRHLRRWRPAAGSVVVGVVSWQAAKVLKGAVERGRPFSMLSEFANRAGTPHEGLGFVSGHSAVAFSVAALLSPYLSRRARALAWLLACVVGLARIQVSAHLPLDVVGGAALGYSIGNGWNLAVGVPGQPRRHSARRG
- a CDS encoding anti-sigma factor, which codes for MSVKDRRRNDPPPDLFGAIEAEVFGRGGPAGSTRAGPRPGQSPSGVTDLAAHRRRRNSRMDNRTRNLVVLGAVAAAAVLIAGVVTTLSNQVPDQEVVASADMELLAGAGSASAELVDRDDGTYLVVDVANLSPEESADFYELWLLAPDVSEMASVARFSQDSTTVEVRLPGDVDPNVLPVVDISSELDDGDDTHSGASILRGTLA
- a CDS encoding sigma-70 family RNA polymerase sigma factor, with translation MSTALALPLTGDGGYSPKVSSTETLDESVVAAFAAGEQAALKSLYDSTSRLVYSFCRRSLGAEAAADVTQEVYVSAWQSRARYRPDSGTLTGWLMGIARFKTIDALRAQGRRPQTADGEEPEELGSDEESIEAMGQRMLVAEALDQLPERARQAVELAFWSDMTHAQISEQTGVPLGTVKSDIRRGLERLREHLEGFDASGS